From a region of the Oncorhynchus mykiss isolate Arlee chromosome 32, USDA_OmykA_1.1, whole genome shotgun sequence genome:
- the LOC110487909 gene encoding twist-related protein produces MFGDMMCSPVGSRSPVDSAGNSEEEIDQHRRPRRGTRKQWASRRRPREQDEDEEDEGNQNIQSPGKKRGKRRGSDRSDWSDVSSVSGLPRSLEDTQNQRVMANVRERQRTQSLNQAFASLRQIIPTLPSDKLSKIQTLKLATRYIDFLHHVLQGEGMGLDLDEAHVSGAASCGYVAHERLSYVFSVWRMEEEACSGSATSY; encoded by the exons ATGTTTGGGGACATGATGTGTTCCCCGGTGGGGTCTCGGTCTCCGGTCGACAGCGCTGGGAACAGTGAGGAAGAGATTGACCAACACCGGAGGCCACGTAGAGGCACCAGAAAACAGTGGGCAAGCCGAAGGAGACCGAGGGAGCAGGATGAAGATGAAGAAGATGAAGGGAACCAGAATATCCAAAGCCCggggaagaagagggggaagaggagaggaagtgacAGAAGTGACTGGAGTGACGTCAGCAGTGTGAGCGGCCTACCCAGGTCTCTGGAGGACACGCAGAATCAGCGTGTCATGGCTAACGTACGGGAGCGACAGAGGACCCAGTCACTCAACCAGGCCTTCGCCTCGCTACGACAGATCATCCCCACGCTGCCCTCAGACAAACTCAGCAAGATCCAGACGCTCAAACTGGCCACGCGGTACATAG ACTTCCTCCACCACGTGCTGCAGGGCGAGGGGATGGGCCTGGATTTGGACGAGGCGCATGTGTCAGGAGCAGCCAGCTGTGGTTACGTGGCCCATGAGCGTCTGAGCTATGTCTTCTCAgtgtggaggatggaggaggaagcaTGCTCGGGGTCTGCTACATCATACTAG